The following coding sequences are from one Acipenser ruthenus chromosome 7, fAciRut3.2 maternal haplotype, whole genome shotgun sequence window:
- the LOC117415356 gene encoding D(4) dopamine receptor-like — protein sequence MVNVTLNGTWEEDHVEYNYLALLFGIPLILIIILGNILVCLSVLTERSLKTATNYFIVSLAVADLLLAILVLPLYVYSEFLGGIWTLNTYICDALMTMDVMLCTASILNLGAISVDRYIAVVVPLKYNRNQFSMRQLVLITATWVLSFGVASPVIFGLNRVPQRNPHICKLEDDNFVVYSSVCSFFVPCPIMLLLYYWMFRGLKRWSASRKSNLMRGEQRFSLSLKGLSRERRKKVKYLMPNLSPTTANRTNLPENDLITTQLDSISEAEAQERLKEGSPKENGLKQNHCSSKGSQSKSRRVSGRERKAMKVLPIVVGVFLACWTPFFVVHVTKVLCQSCDIGPTLISVVTWLGYVNSAVNPIIYTAFNTEFRNVFQKLLCCQT from the exons ATGGTCAATGTGACACTCAATGGAACTTGGGAGGAGGATCATGTAGAGTACAACTATCTGGCTCTTCTGTTTGGAATTCCACTCATCCTTATCATTATCCTGGGGAACATCCTGGTCTGCCTGAGTGTGCTGACGGAACGATCTCTGAAAACTGCTACAAATTACTTCATTGTCAGCCTGGCTGTTGCAGACCTCCTTCTTGCCATATTGGTCCTTCCATTGTATGTCTACTCAGAG TTTCTGGGTGGTATATGGACCCTAAACACCTATATCTGTGATGCACTGATGACCATGGATGTAATGCTCTGCACAGCCTCCATTCTCAACCTCGGCGCAATCAGCGTTGATAG GTACATTGCAGTGGTAGTTCCTCTGAAGTACAACCGGAATCAGTTCAGTATGCGGCAGCTGGTCCTAATCACAGCAACCTGGGTCCTGTCTTTTGGGGTAGCCAGCCCAGTTATCTTCGGCTTGAACCGTGTCCCCCAAAGGAATCCCCACATTTGCAAGCTGGAAGATGACAACTTTGTGGTCTACTCCTCTGTGTGTTCCTTCTTTGTGCCTTGTCCAATCATGCTGCTGCTCTATTATTGGATGTTCCGTGGACTGAAGAGGTGGAGTGCCAGTCGCAAGTCAAACTTGATGCGTGGGGAGCAGAGGTTCTCCCTTAGTCTGAAGGGCCTgagcagggagaggaggaagAAGGTGAAATACCTGATGCCCAACCTCAGCCCCACCACGGCCAATCGGACAAACTTGCCTGAGAATGACTTGATCACAACCCAACTGGACAGCATATCTGAGGCAGAGGCTCAGGAACGGCTGAAAGAAGGTAGCCCCAAAGAGAATGGACTCAAACAAAACCACTGTTCCAGCAAGGGGTCTCAAAGTAAGAGCCGCAGAGTGAGTGGCAGGGAGCGCAAGGCCATGAAGGTCCTGCCCATCGTTGTag GTGTGTTTCTGGCGTGCTGGACACCATTCTTTGTGGTCCATGTGACCAAGGTTCTTTGTCAGTCCTGTGATATTGGACCCACGTTGATAAGCGTGGTAACGTGGCTGGGTTATGTGAACAGTGCAGTGAATCCTATTATCTACACAGCCTTCAACACGGAATTCAGGAATGTCTTTCAGAAACTGTTATGCTGTCAGACATGA